In Phaeobacter gallaeciensis DSM 26640, a genomic segment contains:
- a CDS encoding glycoside hydrolase family 25 protein has translation MGRFWVGLAAILVLTACAADRAPSPSPAIGQPVQPGATQASLAAARAQLITHPKFADTDPHPWEGRTPWSYPIHGIDVSRWQGDINWRRVKAAGISFAYLKATEGGDLADPKFRDHWRRARRAGVKRGAYHYFYFCRPAAEQARWFIRHVPRDSQALPHVLDMEWTPHSRTCTKRPSGSKIRAEADRFLDILEAHYGRRPVLYTTVDFYRDTGIGRLRGTEFWLRSVADHPHVTYPGALWRFWQYTGTGRVPGIEGNVDLNVFGGGPERWLRWSGQI, from the coding sequence ATGGGCAGATTCTGGGTGGGGCTTGCGGCTATACTGGTGTTGACTGCCTGTGCAGCAGACAGGGCGCCGTCACCGTCCCCGGCCATAGGGCAACCGGTGCAGCCCGGCGCAACACAGGCCAGCCTTGCGGCAGCGCGAGCACAGCTCATTACCCATCCTAAATTCGCCGATACCGATCCGCATCCCTGGGAGGGACGCACACCCTGGTCCTATCCCATCCACGGGATCGATGTCTCACGTTGGCAGGGGGACATCAACTGGCGCCGGGTGAAGGCCGCAGGCATCAGCTTCGCTTATCTCAAGGCGACCGAGGGCGGTGATCTGGCGGATCCGAAATTCCGTGATCACTGGCGCCGCGCGCGGCGGGCGGGGGTGAAACGCGGCGCGTACCATTACTTCTACTTCTGCCGCCCAGCGGCGGAGCAGGCGCGCTGGTTCATCCGTCATGTCCCGCGCGACAGTCAGGCCTTGCCCCATGTGCTCGATATGGAATGGACGCCTCATTCGCGCACCTGCACCAAACGGCCTTCCGGCAGTAAAATCCGTGCCGAGGCGGATCGGTTTCTCGATATTCTTGAGGCGCATTACGGACGCCGCCCAGTGCTCTACACCACCGTTGATTTCTACCGTGATACTGGCATCGGCCGCCTGAGGGGCACCGAATTCTGGCTGCGCTCTGTTGCGGATCACCCCCATGTCACCTATCCCGGCGCGCTATGGCGGTTCTGGCAATATACCGGCACCGGGCGCGTGCCGGGGATTGAGGGGAACGTCGACCTGAATGTCTTTGGCGGTGGGCCAGAGCGTTGGTTGCGCTGGTCCGGTCAGATCTGA
- the hemC gene encoding hydroxymethylbilane synthase translates to MTKIDLPSPASPLKIGTRGSPLALAQAHETRARLSAAFDLPQAAFEIVVIKTSGDNQALIAADKPLKELGGKGLFTKEIEEDLLSGAIDIAVHSMKDMPVAQPAGLLLETYLPREDVRDAFVSPDVTAIADLREGAIVGTSSLRRRAQLLHRRPDLQVVEFRGNVQTRLAKLRDGVAECTFLAMAGLNRLGADQVPATPIPPEDMLPAVAQGAIGIERRADDNRTGDMLAALHDRRTGERLAAERAFLAALDGSCETPIAGLATLNGGTLRLRGEVLRPDGSEAISDEQFCPVEDGAELGREMAAKLLAQAGAGFFDWRR, encoded by the coding sequence ATGACAAAGATCGATCTGCCCTCCCCCGCTTCGCCCCTGAAAATCGGCACCCGCGGTTCGCCTCTGGCGCTGGCTCAGGCCCATGAAACCCGCGCCCGGCTGAGTGCCGCCTTCGACCTGCCTCAGGCGGCGTTCGAAATCGTGGTCATCAAGACCAGCGGCGACAATCAGGCGCTGATCGCGGCGGACAAACCGTTGAAAGAACTGGGCGGCAAGGGGCTGTTCACCAAGGAAATCGAAGAGGATTTGTTGTCCGGCGCCATCGATATCGCGGTGCATTCGATGAAGGATATGCCTGTGGCGCAGCCTGCCGGGTTGCTGCTGGAGACCTATCTGCCCCGCGAAGACGTGCGTGATGCCTTCGTCTCGCCGGATGTCACCGCAATTGCCGATCTGCGCGAGGGGGCCATTGTCGGCACCTCTTCCCTGCGGCGGCGTGCCCAGCTGCTGCATCGCCGCCCCGACCTGCAAGTCGTGGAATTTCGCGGTAACGTTCAGACTCGCCTGGCCAAGCTGCGCGATGGTGTCGCGGAATGTACGTTTCTGGCAATGGCCGGCCTGAACCGCCTCGGCGCAGATCAGGTGCCCGCAACCCCCATTCCGCCTGAGGACATGCTGCCCGCCGTAGCCCAAGGCGCCATTGGGATTGAGCGGCGCGCGGATGACAACCGCACTGGCGATATGCTGGCCGCGCTGCATGACCGCCGAACCGGAGAGCGTCTGGCCGCAGAACGTGCATTTCTGGCCGCACTTGATGGGTCCTGCGAAACCCCGATTGCCGGGCTGGCAACCCTGAACGGCGGGACACTGAGATTGCGCGGCGAAGTTCTACGCCCTGACGGTTCCGAGGCGATCAGCGATGAGCAGTTCTGCCCGGTTGAGGATGGCGCAGAACTGGGCCGTGAGATGGCGGCAAAGCTGCTGGCGCAAGCCGGGGCAGGCTTCTTCGACTGGAGACGCTAA
- the hemE gene encoding uroporphyrinogen decarboxylase: MAEQKKLLRALAGETQDVPPIWMMRQAGRYLPEYRATRAEAGDFLSLCYNPELATEVTLQPIRRYGFDAAILFADILLVPQALGADLWFVTGEGPRLSTVTTEADFARLGPVSDIHETLNPIYETVRLLSSALPSETTLIGFAGAPWTVATYMIAGRGTPDQGPAHLLRQENNPLFEALLARITEATIEYLSMQIKAGAEVVKIFDSWAGSLPGEAFEKYALEPCRQITEALKQRHPGIPVIGFPREAGEKYVGFAKATGVDCVALDNSVDPEWAAAHVQVDGCVQGNLASRHMVSGGQELVDETRRIVKAFGNGPHIFNLGHGITPDADPDNVQRMIDAVRGG; this comes from the coding sequence ATGGCCGAACAGAAGAAACTGCTGCGCGCATTGGCGGGCGAGACACAGGATGTGCCGCCGATTTGGATGATGCGTCAGGCCGGTCGCTATCTGCCGGAATATCGCGCCACACGGGCCGAGGCAGGTGATTTCCTGTCGCTCTGCTACAATCCGGAGCTGGCAACCGAGGTCACTCTGCAGCCAATCCGCCGCTACGGGTTCGACGCTGCGATCCTTTTTGCCGATATCCTACTGGTGCCGCAGGCTCTGGGGGCGGATCTTTGGTTTGTGACCGGCGAGGGGCCGCGGCTGTCGACAGTCACCACTGAGGCGGATTTCGCCAGACTGGGCCCGGTCAGCGATATCCACGAAACGCTGAACCCGATCTATGAGACCGTGCGTTTGCTCTCTTCAGCGCTGCCGTCTGAGACCACGCTGATCGGCTTTGCCGGTGCGCCCTGGACTGTCGCGACCTATATGATTGCCGGGCGCGGCACCCCGGATCAGGGGCCTGCGCATCTGCTGCGTCAGGAGAACAACCCGCTGTTTGAGGCTTTGCTGGCGCGCATCACAGAGGCGACGATCGAATATCTGTCGATGCAGATCAAAGCCGGTGCAGAGGTGGTCAAAATCTTTGACAGCTGGGCAGGCTCGCTGCCTGGTGAGGCGTTTGAGAAATATGCGCTGGAGCCGTGTCGTCAGATCACCGAGGCGCTGAAGCAGCGTCATCCGGGCATCCCGGTCATCGGTTTCCCGCGTGAGGCGGGCGAAAAATATGTCGGGTTTGCCAAGGCAACCGGGGTGGATTGCGTCGCGCTTGATAATTCGGTGGATCCTGAATGGGCGGCAGCCCATGTGCAGGTGGACGGCTGTGTGCAGGGCAATCTTGCCTCGCGTCATATGGTCAGCGGGGGGCAGGAACTGGTGGATGAAACCCGCCGCATCGTCAAAGCCTTTGGCAATGGGCCGCATATCTTCAACCTTGGTCATGGTATCACGCCTGATGCGGACCCGGACAATGTGCAACGCATGATTGATGCGGTACGGGGCGGCTGA
- a CDS encoding CaiB/BaiF CoA transferase family protein: MLQGIRVIEIEGLGPAPFAAMMLADLGADVICVHRKGQNAGLMPPHPIIDRGKRSIMLDLKSAADVETLLQLVESADALIEGFRPGVMERLGLGPAACHARNLDLIYGRMTGWGQDSPLAQTAGHDLNYTALSGALWYDATPGTPPQPPATLVGDIGGGALYLVAGILAALVKRGNVQDDSPSGCVVDAAIYDGSAHMMNLLMTLQQAGQFVTARGASLLDGPHWSRCYLCADGGHISVQCLEPQFYAEFLSRLDLDEDAQFAQQHNKGLWPVLAARLTGIFATQTRDYWADLFDGNDACVAPVLSPEEAVTHPMNTRGTWIMAANGLQAAPAPRFSGQGEWTAPPAPERGEHTAQILADLMQRRR, encoded by the coding sequence GTGCTGCAGGGTATTCGTGTTATCGAAATTGAAGGACTGGGTCCTGCGCCCTTTGCCGCGATGATGCTGGCAGATCTGGGGGCTGACGTTATTTGCGTCCACCGCAAAGGGCAAAACGCAGGCCTAATGCCACCACATCCGATCATCGACCGTGGCAAACGCTCCATCATGCTGGATCTGAAATCTGCGGCCGATGTGGAGACGCTGCTGCAGCTGGTCGAAAGCGCCGATGCGTTGATAGAAGGGTTTCGTCCCGGCGTGATGGAGCGCCTGGGCCTTGGGCCTGCGGCCTGTCATGCTCGCAACCTTGATCTTATCTATGGGCGCATGACAGGCTGGGGGCAGGACAGCCCACTGGCGCAGACTGCAGGCCATGATCTGAACTATACCGCGCTTTCAGGCGCACTCTGGTATGACGCGACGCCCGGAACACCACCCCAGCCGCCTGCGACACTGGTAGGCGATATTGGTGGAGGCGCGCTTTATCTGGTCGCAGGTATTCTCGCAGCACTTGTTAAGCGTGGAAACGTCCAAGATGATAGCCCGTCCGGATGTGTGGTTGACGCAGCGATATACGATGGCTCAGCCCATATGATGAACCTGCTGATGACATTGCAACAGGCCGGACAATTTGTGACAGCGCGCGGGGCGAGCCTGCTGGATGGGCCCCATTGGAGCCGTTGCTACCTCTGCGCTGACGGCGGCCATATCAGCGTGCAATGTCTGGAACCACAGTTCTATGCAGAGTTTCTGTCACGTCTGGATCTGGACGAGGACGCACAATTCGCTCAGCAGCATAATAAAGGGCTGTGGCCGGTGCTCGCCGCACGACTGACCGGGATCTTTGCGACCCAGACGCGGGACTACTGGGCCGATCTATTCGATGGCAACGACGCTTGCGTGGCCCCCGTCCTGTCACCGGAAGAAGCCGTGACCCATCCAATGAACACGCGCGGGACATGGATCATGGCAGCCAATGGCCTGCAAGCTGCACCCGCGCCGCGTTTCTCAGGTCAGGGAGAGTGGACCGCCCCTCCCGCGCCAGAACGCGGTGAGCATACAGCCCAGATACTGGCCGACCTGATGCAGCGCCGACGCTAA
- a CDS encoding heavy metal translocating P-type ATPase: protein MAKDTGEQLEWRVTGMDCASCATKLRGAVERLPGVSGVEVAMMAERLRLDLDPQEGSVIAVEKAVRRLGFDLMARGDGAVTDRTLCCGNTQVSAATVTETPAWYRSGKGQLLLGTGLLLALAWAIKLMASPTVGLWAFMLATLIGVAPIARRAFAMLRAGMPFTIEMLMSIAAIGALFIGAAEEAALVVFLFAVGEMLEGLAANKARDGIRALADLVPKTAFVERGDVLEEVAADSLREGQIVVVRPGDRVPADGAVIDGVSGVDESPVTGESVPCLKEPGSEVFAGSINAEAVLRVRVTRAAADNTISRIIRLVEEAESARAPTERFIDRFSRVYMPIVVGVALLVALVPPLGFGLDWDTWIYRALALLLIGCPCALVISVPAAIASALSAGARHGLLLKGGAVIEAAAGTTHVAFDKTGTLTCGRPQVTDIVVHHGSEDKLLELAAAVERESSHPLAEAICARAAARGVDIPLGQEARAVPGKGASAKVGSVMITVGSPRFASETGVMTEAALAQAAKLESQGKTVVVLFSEEMLYGLIALRDEPREDAADAVQELRRMGINTTMLTGDNTRTAEAIAGHLGLDHHAELMPEDKVTALQDLTRSAQVMMVGDGINDAPALATAQVGVAMGSGTDVALETADAAILRNRVSDVVGVIRLSRATLSNIRQNVAVALGLKGVFLVTSVLGITGLWIAILADTGATVLVTLNALRLLSFKPSPASSDG, encoded by the coding sequence ATGGCCAAGGATACGGGTGAGCAGCTGGAGTGGCGGGTCACAGGGATGGACTGTGCCTCCTGCGCGACCAAACTGCGCGGCGCGGTTGAACGATTGCCAGGTGTCAGCGGCGTTGAGGTTGCGATGATGGCGGAACGGCTGCGCCTGGATCTGGACCCGCAAGAGGGGTCGGTGATCGCTGTGGAGAAGGCGGTGCGCAGGCTCGGATTTGACCTGATGGCCCGTGGAGACGGGGCCGTGACCGACCGGACCCTCTGCTGCGGCAACACGCAGGTCAGCGCTGCCACAGTGACTGAGACACCTGCATGGTATCGCAGCGGTAAGGGGCAACTGCTGTTAGGAACCGGTTTGCTGCTGGCGCTGGCCTGGGCGATCAAACTCATGGCATCCCCTACGGTGGGCCTCTGGGCGTTTATGCTGGCAACCCTGATTGGCGTGGCTCCCATCGCACGCCGCGCCTTTGCGATGCTCCGGGCGGGAATGCCATTCACCATCGAAATGCTGATGTCGATTGCGGCGATTGGCGCCTTGTTTATTGGCGCTGCCGAAGAGGCTGCGCTGGTGGTGTTCCTCTTTGCCGTGGGTGAAATGCTGGAAGGGTTGGCCGCGAACAAAGCACGAGACGGGATTCGTGCGCTGGCCGATCTCGTGCCCAAAACTGCGTTTGTGGAGCGGGGTGATGTGTTGGAGGAGGTCGCAGCAGACAGCCTGCGTGAAGGTCAGATCGTTGTGGTTCGCCCCGGTGACCGGGTGCCAGCGGACGGCGCAGTTATCGATGGGGTCTCCGGCGTCGACGAAAGCCCGGTGACAGGCGAAAGCGTTCCGTGCCTGAAAGAGCCCGGTTCCGAGGTTTTTGCCGGATCGATCAATGCCGAGGCCGTCCTGCGGGTGCGCGTGACCCGTGCGGCAGCAGATAATACCATCTCGCGGATCATTCGCTTGGTTGAAGAGGCCGAGAGTGCCCGCGCCCCGACTGAGCGATTTATCGACCGTTTCAGCCGCGTGTATATGCCCATCGTTGTTGGGGTCGCGCTGTTGGTGGCACTGGTGCCCCCGCTTGGCTTCGGTCTGGATTGGGACACCTGGATTTATCGCGCGCTTGCGTTGCTGCTGATTGGTTGCCCCTGCGCGCTAGTGATCAGTGTTCCGGCGGCCATTGCGTCGGCTTTGTCAGCCGGGGCGCGCCACGGTCTGCTGCTGAAGGGGGGTGCGGTCATTGAGGCCGCGGCTGGCACCACACATGTGGCTTTTGACAAGACCGGGACGCTGACCTGTGGGCGGCCGCAGGTCACGGACATCGTTGTTCATCATGGTAGCGAGGATAAGCTGTTGGAACTGGCCGCTGCTGTTGAACGCGAGTCGAGCCACCCGCTGGCGGAAGCGATCTGCGCGCGGGCGGCTGCCCGCGGCGTGGATATTCCGTTGGGACAGGAGGCACGTGCGGTGCCGGGCAAGGGCGCCTCTGCTAAGGTTGGATCTGTTATGATCACTGTCGGATCTCCGCGTTTTGCCTCAGAGACCGGTGTCATGACAGAGGCCGCCCTTGCGCAGGCGGCCAAGCTGGAATCGCAGGGCAAGACGGTCGTCGTTCTGTTCAGCGAAGAGATGCTCTACGGGCTAATCGCGCTACGTGATGAACCCCGCGAAGATGCGGCTGACGCAGTACAAGAGCTGAGGCGGATGGGGATCAATACGACCATGCTGACCGGGGACAACACCCGCACGGCAGAGGCGATTGCCGGGCACTTGGGCCTGGACCATCACGCGGAGCTGATGCCGGAGGATAAGGTCACGGCGCTGCAGGATCTTACCCGGAGCGCTCAGGTCATGATGGTTGGCGACGGGATCAACGATGCGCCTGCGCTCGCGACGGCTCAGGTCGGAGTCGCAATGGGATCGGGCACAGATGTGGCGCTTGAGACCGCAGATGCGGCGATCTTGCGGAACCGGGTCAGCGATGTTGTTGGTGTCATCCGACTGTCACGGGCGACGCTGAGCAACATTCGCCAGAATGTTGCTGTGGCGTTGGGGCTTAAGGGGGTGTTTCTCGTGACCTCGGTTCTTGGCATCACCGGTCTGTGGATTGCCATCCTTGCAGATACCGGCGCCACGGTGCTAGTCACGCTCAATGCGCTGCGCTTGCTGTCGTTCAAACCGTCCCCGGCGAGCAGCGACGGCTAA
- a CDS encoding SlyX family protein, which translates to MQHLEEQIAHLTRTVDDLSEVINRQQSEIDRLTHRVAMLYQREAAREQDGGGGVVIGDERPPHY; encoded by the coding sequence ATGCAACATCTCGAAGAACAGATCGCCCACCTGACGCGCACCGTCGATGATCTGAGCGAGGTCATCAACCGGCAGCAATCAGAGATCGACCGGCTGACTCATCGCGTCGCCATGCTGTATCAGCGCGAAGCCGCCCGTGAGCAGGACGGCGGCGGCGGGGTTGTCATCGGTGACGAACGCCCACCGCATTACTGA
- the hisS gene encoding histidine--tRNA ligase — protein sequence MAKVKKQPRPKAITPKGFRDYFGEEVSQRSEMLQAIAGVYHLYGFDALESSAVETVEALGKFLPDVDRPNEGVFAWQEYDDSGNGDWMALRYDLTAPLARVYAQHRNDLPTPYRRYAMGPVWRNEKPGPGRYRQFYQCDADTVGTASMAADAEICAMLSDTLETVGIPRGDYLVRVNNRKVLNGVLEAMGLEAGDAKRDDVLRTIDKFDKVGEAGVRELLTKGRLDASGAFIDGVGLSEDQAAPVLAFLTSKGADAAKTLANLREAVGSSSIGAEGVGELEQIGELLAAGGYGADRIDIDPSVVRGLGYYTGPVYEAELTFEILDEKGHKRQFGSVSGGGRYDDLVKRFTGQEVPATGVSIGVDRLLAALREKGRIKAEATGPVVVTVMDKARMADYQTMVAELRNAGIRAEVYLGNPKNFGNQLKYADKRNSPIAVIEGGEEKDSGVVQIKDLILGAQIAENATLEEWKERPSQFEVPRGDLVAKVREILAGQG from the coding sequence ATGGCCAAAGTCAAGAAACAGCCCCGCCCCAAGGCGATCACGCCCAAGGGCTTCCGTGACTATTTCGGCGAAGAGGTGAGCCAGCGCAGCGAGATGCTGCAGGCCATCGCGGGGGTTTATCATCTCTACGGGTTTGATGCGCTGGAATCTTCTGCGGTGGAAACCGTTGAGGCGCTGGGCAAATTCCTGCCCGATGTCGATCGTCCGAATGAGGGGGTTTTCGCCTGGCAGGAATACGACGACAGCGGCAACGGTGATTGGATGGCGCTGCGCTATGACCTGACTGCCCCGCTGGCTCGGGTTTACGCCCAGCACCGCAACGACCTGCCGACGCCGTATCGCCGCTACGCGATGGGGCCGGTTTGGCGCAATGAGAAGCCCGGTCCGGGGCGCTACCGCCAGTTTTACCAATGTGACGCTGATACCGTTGGCACTGCCTCGATGGCGGCGGACGCTGAGATCTGCGCGATGCTTTCTGATACGTTGGAAACCGTCGGCATTCCGCGCGGCGACTATCTGGTGCGGGTGAACAATCGCAAAGTGCTGAATGGCGTGCTGGAGGCCATGGGGCTCGAGGCAGGCGATGCCAAGCGCGACGATGTGCTACGCACCATCGATAAATTCGATAAGGTTGGCGAGGCAGGCGTACGCGAATTGCTGACCAAGGGGCGTCTGGATGCATCCGGTGCGTTTATCGATGGTGTTGGTTTGTCGGAAGATCAGGCCGCGCCGGTGCTGGCCTTCCTGACGTCCAAGGGGGCGGACGCTGCCAAGACCCTTGCCAACCTCCGCGAGGCGGTTGGCAGCAGCTCCATTGGTGCTGAGGGTGTTGGCGAGCTGGAGCAGATCGGCGAACTACTGGCCGCAGGCGGCTACGGTGCTGACCGCATCGACATTGACCCATCGGTGGTGCGCGGTCTGGGCTATTACACCGGGCCAGTTTATGAGGCGGAACTCACCTTTGAGATCCTTGACGAGAAAGGCCACAAACGGCAGTTCGGTTCGGTTTCTGGCGGTGGCCGCTATGATGACTTGGTAAAGCGGTTTACCGGTCAGGAAGTTCCGGCAACTGGCGTGTCCATTGGCGTCGACCGTCTGTTGGCGGCGCTGCGCGAAAAGGGCCGGATCAAGGCCGAGGCCACTGGACCCGTCGTCGTTACCGTGATGGATAAGGCCCGCATGGCGGACTATCAGACCATGGTGGCCGAGCTGCGTAATGCAGGTATCCGAGCCGAGGTCTATCTGGGCAACCCCAAGAATTTCGGCAACCAGTTGAAATATGCGGACAAGCGCAACTCGCCCATCGCGGTGATCGAGGGTGGCGAGGAAAAAGATAGCGGTGTGGTGCAGATCAAGGATCTCATTCTTGGCGCGCAAATCGCTGAGAATGCGACTCTTGAGGAGTGGAAAGAGCGTCCAAGCCAGTTTGAAGTGCCACGCGGTGATCTTGTTGCCAAGGTGCGCGAAATCCTCGCAGGGCAGGGCTGA
- a CDS encoding ATP phosphoribosyltransferase regulatory subunit produces the protein MSDRLSALSLAARLRMSFEAAGARVVEPPFLQPAETLLDLYGEDIRARAYVTSDALRGEQMLRPDFTVPVVEMHMRDGAEPARYTYAGDVFRRQEHDEDRANEYLQVGYEVFERNDPAGSDAEVFALIALQLRDLPVRAATGDIGILMAAVEGLNTTSLRKAALMRHIWRPRRFRAMLDQFAGRSPVAESRRKLLSTEGVLTGKVPAIGKRRPAEVDARVEALRADAAAPPIAENELTALEALMAVRETIPYASEQLRDIAVDLPAINPALDRLDARTAAMKARGIDVDSLDFEASYGRTSMEYYDGFVFGFYADSRPDLPVIASGGRYDALTRQLGQGAEIPAVGGVVRPDLMLLLEGAKS, from the coding sequence ATGAGTGATCGTCTAAGCGCCCTGTCGCTGGCCGCGCGGCTGCGCATGAGTTTTGAGGCTGCTGGCGCACGGGTTGTGGAGCCGCCGTTCCTGCAGCCTGCGGAGACACTGTTGGATCTCTATGGTGAGGACATCCGTGCCCGCGCTTATGTGACCTCAGATGCGCTGCGCGGAGAGCAGATGCTGCGGCCTGATTTTACCGTGCCAGTGGTCGAAATGCACATGCGCGATGGCGCAGAGCCTGCGCGTTATACCTATGCGGGCGATGTATTTCGCCGTCAGGAACACGACGAAGACCGCGCCAACGAGTATCTTCAGGTCGGGTATGAGGTCTTTGAACGCAATGATCCCGCCGGATCCGATGCCGAGGTGTTTGCGCTGATTGCGCTGCAACTGCGCGACCTGCCTGTGCGGGCGGCGACCGGGGATATCGGTATTCTGATGGCTGCGGTCGAGGGACTTAACACCACGTCGTTGCGCAAGGCAGCCCTGATGCGACATATCTGGCGACCGCGCCGGTTCCGGGCGATGCTTGACCAGTTTGCCGGGCGCAGCCCAGTTGCGGAAAGCCGTCGCAAGCTGCTGTCGACCGAAGGGGTGTTGACGGGGAAGGTGCCCGCCATTGGCAAACGTCGCCCCGCGGAGGTCGATGCCCGTGTTGAGGCCCTGCGCGCTGATGCGGCAGCCCCGCCGATTGCTGAGAACGAGCTGACCGCACTAGAGGCGCTGATGGCGGTGCGCGAGACCATTCCGTATGCATCTGAACAGCTGCGCGATATCGCGGTGGATCTGCCTGCGATCAACCCTGCGCTGGACCGGCTTGATGCGCGTACCGCAGCGATGAAGGCGCGGGGCATTGATGTCGACAGCCTTGATTTTGAAGCCTCATACGGGCGCACGTCAATGGAATATTACGATGGCTTCGTGTTTGGATTTTACGCTGATAGCCGTCCAGATCTGCCGGTGATTGCCAGCGGTGGTCGCTATGACGCGCTGACGCGGCAGCTTGGGCAGGGGGCAGAAATCCCCGCCGTCGGCGGTGTGGTTCGTCCCGATCTGATGCTGCTGCTGGAAGGGGCGAAGTCATGA
- the hisG gene encoding ATP phosphoribosyltransferase, with translation MSLKLGVPSKGRLMEKTFEWFAKRGITLSRTGSDREYAGAVEGIEGIDLVLLSAGEMPRELAAGRIHLGVTGTDLVQEKLPLWEQQVEEIAGLGFGHADLILAVPQVWVDVETIDDLDAVAAAFRAKHGHRLRIATKYHRLVREYLMDAGVADYQLVDSQGATEGTVKNETAEMVADITSTGETLRANHLKLMSDGLILRSQATLWRSRVAKYSAEEKATLGDLLERLHG, from the coding sequence ATGAGCCTGAAGCTTGGGGTGCCGTCCAAGGGGCGGCTGATGGAGAAGACCTTCGAGTGGTTTGCAAAACGCGGAATTACCCTGTCGCGCACCGGGTCGGACCGTGAATATGCCGGCGCAGTCGAGGGGATTGAGGGGATCGATCTGGTGCTGCTGTCCGCAGGGGAGATGCCCCGTGAACTGGCCGCCGGGCGCATCCATCTTGGGGTGACCGGGACCGATCTGGTACAGGAAAAACTACCCCTCTGGGAGCAGCAGGTTGAAGAAATCGCAGGGCTGGGCTTTGGTCATGCCGATCTCATTCTGGCGGTGCCACAAGTCTGGGTCGACGTAGAGACCATCGACGATCTGGATGCGGTCGCCGCCGCTTTCCGTGCGAAACACGGCCATCGGTTGCGCATCGCGACGAAGTATCACCGTCTTGTGCGTGAATATCTGATGGACGCAGGTGTTGCGGATTATCAACTGGTTGATAGCCAAGGCGCGACCGAGGGCACCGTCAAGAACGAGACGGCTGAAATGGTTGCCGATATCACATCGACCGGGGAAACCCTGCGGGCCAACCACCTGAAGCTGATGTCGGACGGTCTGATCCTGCGCTCGCAGGCCACGCTATGGCGCAGCCGGGTGGCAAAATACAGCGCTGAGGAAAAGGCCACATTGGGTGACCTGCTGGAACGCCTGCACGGGTAA
- a CDS encoding helix-turn-helix transcriptional regulator — protein sequence MLELKGQKSQSEIAAEAGYVNQNMITMIKQGSSKVALDRVPALARALEADPAFVMRLALEQAIGQTAAEAVVEVFGEPVTANEVGWLQAIREASNNTDPRLTSRSQAAIKSIFGR from the coding sequence GTGCTCGAACTGAAAGGTCAGAAGAGCCAGTCAGAAATCGCCGCCGAAGCCGGATATGTCAACCAGAACATGATCACGATGATCAAGCAGGGGAGCTCCAAGGTCGCTCTGGATCGCGTCCCGGCCTTGGCGCGCGCACTGGAGGCAGATCCGGCCTTCGTGATGCGGCTCGCTTTAGAACAAGCGATCGGCCAGACGGCGGCTGAGGCAGTCGTGGAGGTGTTCGGCGAACCCGTCACCGCGAACGAAGTTGGTTGGCTGCAGGCGATCCGTGAGGCCTCGAACAACACGGATCCCCGGCTTACCAGCAGATCGCAGGCGGCGATCAAGTCGATCTTCGGGAGGTAG